A genome region from Longimicrobium sp. includes the following:
- the pilO gene encoding type 4a pilus biogenesis protein PilO yields the protein MALPPLDPQLRRNLMLGGVMVALLGYLFYDYVYAPRQAEVAALRTRVEELQTRNSAARALTRGVGTDVEGTLASYRRQLEAVEGLIPSGEELPDLLDAISAEAQRTNVEIALIQPSGATEEAYYTRRAYDMAVVGRYHDVGDFLTRVASLPRIVTPLNLTLAPTAAAGGTGAAANPGAADAVRVEARFSIETYVIPSTPTENEKPAE from the coding sequence ATGGCACTTCCTCCGCTGGACCCGCAGCTTCGCCGTAACCTCATGCTGGGCGGCGTGATGGTGGCCCTGCTGGGCTACCTCTTCTACGACTACGTGTACGCGCCGCGGCAGGCGGAGGTGGCCGCGCTCCGCACCCGCGTGGAGGAGCTGCAGACGCGCAACTCCGCCGCCCGCGCCCTCACCCGCGGGGTGGGGACCGACGTGGAGGGGACGCTCGCCAGCTACCGCCGCCAGCTGGAGGCGGTGGAGGGGCTGATCCCCTCCGGCGAGGAGCTGCCGGACCTGCTGGACGCCATATCGGCCGAGGCGCAGCGCACCAACGTGGAGATCGCGCTGATCCAGCCCAGCGGCGCCACCGAGGAGGCGTACTACACCCGCCGCGCGTACGACATGGCGGTGGTGGGGCGCTACCACGACGTGGGCGACTTCCTGACTCGCGTGGCCTCGCTGCCGCGCATCGTGACCCCGCTGAACCTGACGCTGGCGCCCACCGCGGCGGCCGGCGGCACCGGGGCGGCGGCCAACCCCGGGGCGGCCGACGCCGTCCGGGTGGAGGCGCGCTTCTCCATAGAGACCTACGTGATCCCCAGCACGCCGACGGAAAATGAAAAACCCGCGGAGTAG
- a CDS encoding PilN domain-containing protein, whose product MIQINLLPGGTPKRASAARGARTPSLPKVGGDPRVAAVGGAALLLAILAGLGWWKTGAARTELQASVEREMADSVRLARTISLMETLDARRDTIESKISVIRSVDGRRYVWPHLMDEVSRAVPPFTWLTKLATSDDDGGAAPAPAPADTAKKDSAARAAPAVPQGPAFSVEGAAGSTQALTRFMKNLELSPMIRDVALVTSEQTTTEGRTYLKFTLEARYEQPDSSLLEIVPVLPSGR is encoded by the coding sequence TTGATCCAGATCAACCTTCTCCCCGGCGGCACGCCGAAGCGTGCCTCCGCCGCGCGTGGAGCCCGTACGCCGTCGCTGCCCAAAGTGGGGGGCGATCCGCGCGTGGCCGCCGTGGGGGGCGCCGCCCTCCTCCTGGCGATCCTCGCCGGCCTGGGGTGGTGGAAGACCGGCGCCGCCCGCACGGAGCTGCAGGCCAGCGTGGAGCGCGAGATGGCGGATTCGGTGCGGCTGGCGCGCACCATCTCGCTGATGGAGACGCTGGACGCGCGCCGCGATACCATCGAGAGCAAGATCTCCGTGATCCGCAGCGTGGACGGGCGCCGCTACGTTTGGCCGCACCTGATGGACGAGGTGAGCCGCGCGGTTCCCCCGTTCACCTGGCTCACCAAGCTCGCCACCTCCGACGACGACGGCGGCGCCGCCCCGGCGCCCGCCCCGGCGGACACGGCGAAAAAGGACTCCGCCGCGCGGGCCGCGCCGGCCGTGCCGCAGGGGCCCGCCTTCTCGGTGGAAGGGGCCGCCGGCTCCACGCAGGCGCTGACGCGCTTCATGAAGAACCTGGAGCTGTCGCCGATGATCCGCGACGTGGCGCTGGTGACCAGCGAGCAGACGACCACCGAGGGACGCACGTACCTGAAGTTCACCCTGGAAGCGCGCTACGAGCAGCCGGATTCGTCACTTCTGGAGATCGTACCCGTCCTTCCCTCCGGGCGCTGA